From Lysinibacillus sp. SGAir0095, the proteins below share one genomic window:
- a CDS encoding mechanosensitive ion channel family protein, whose protein sequence is MDKSIRWLYPNLVEPTWSDIFVAVTIIVLGWLLQHYLLKYIIKKIAAFFEKKSKLMTARIIEHFSREIRHAIFTWIIFFALSYLIEVSLLKNASMLNFFYSLMVFYFIKGMIDVLNYYANHPEAFHLDISKSTRLTPFSLRVINALLAILGIVLIASLWQFNLNGFLTGIGLTSVALAFGIRDTSSHIFGGLSMAFDKPFKVGDMIATEDNKIEGVILDINLRSTLISTSDKGTVYVPNAYLMNRPIYNLTTREKRKIQTYYYISSEHTESEIRGFCNEVKKQIILHPSISKNELILVYIDEFHAGYYRMLVSYFIPSNDIQIKYDVQQDILFVIKQVMNEVSLAMVDPDTYKANHLDNQTNRVGD, encoded by the coding sequence ATGGATAAATCTATTCGGTGGTTGTATCCGAATCTAGTTGAGCCAACCTGGTCGGACATTTTCGTTGCTGTAACTATTATTGTTTTAGGGTGGTTACTTCAACATTATTTATTAAAATATATTATAAAAAAAATTGCAGCTTTCTTTGAAAAGAAATCAAAATTAATGACTGCAAGGATAATTGAACATTTTAGCCGAGAGATTCGTCATGCAATATTTACATGGATCATTTTCTTTGCGCTTTCATACCTGATCGAGGTTTCGTTATTAAAAAATGCATCTATGTTGAACTTCTTTTATTCATTGATGGTCTTTTACTTCATTAAAGGGATGATTGATGTATTAAATTATTATGCTAATCATCCTGAAGCCTTTCATTTAGATATAAGTAAATCAACTCGATTAACACCATTTTCACTAAGAGTCATCAATGCGCTTCTAGCTATTTTAGGGATTGTATTGATTGCATCATTGTGGCAATTTAATTTGAATGGATTTTTAACGGGTATTGGTCTTACCAGTGTGGCACTCGCATTTGGAATCCGGGATACATCATCGCACATCTTTGGTGGCTTATCGATGGCATTTGATAAGCCATTCAAGGTAGGGGATATGATAGCTACAGAGGATAATAAAATCGAAGGAGTAATCCTGGATATTAACTTGCGTTCGACCTTAATATCTACTTCTGATAAAGGGACTGTTTATGTCCCAAATGCTTATTTAATGAACAGACCAATCTATAATTTAACAACTAGAGAAAAGCGGAAAATTCAAACGTATTATTATATATCATCAGAACATACGGAATCAGAAATAAGAGGTTTCTGTAATGAGGTTAAAAAACAAATAATTCTTCATCCAAGTATTTCGAAAAATGAGTTGATTCTAGTTTATATTGATGAATTTCACGCAGGCTATTATCGAATGCTTGTAAGCTACTTTATCCCTTCGAATGATATACAAATAAAATATGACGTACAACAAGATATATTATTTGTTATCAAACAAGTAATGAACGAAGTCTCCCTTGCAATGGTAGACCCTGATACCTATAAAGCTAATCACTTGGATAATCAAACTAATCGAGTAGGAGACTAA
- a CDS encoding GNAT family N-acetyltransferase has protein sequence MTSITFNQIHRDGQIVKATKEYEHFHDSEFLSRYDSNLIAWKCMPSTALFKEIEVTLSNFHLLNNQKHLKFIFPPNEKLTNELHNYLLSKNYSIGFLELYSIQPKDFKASKNTQIEIQFVKEENIEDFLQLQYHEDLQFGESFATEKQVYLRKQYIKDNVYFIIAYDQMKPIGSVIIIQKDNTAEIDNLFVLDSHQRKGIGSSIQHFVMEHFHNKTITLVADGEDTPREMYQRQNYRLKGFQYEALKVQE, from the coding sequence ATGACGAGTATTACATTTAATCAGATCCATAGAGATGGACAAATAGTAAAAGCAACAAAAGAATACGAACACTTTCATGATTCAGAGTTTCTAAGCCGTTATGATAGTAACCTAATTGCTTGGAAGTGCATGCCTTCAACCGCTTTATTTAAGGAAATTGAAGTTACTTTAAGCAACTTTCATTTACTTAATAACCAAAAGCATCTAAAATTCATATTCCCACCTAACGAAAAATTAACTAATGAATTACATAACTACTTATTATCAAAAAATTATAGTATTGGATTTCTGGAACTCTATTCTATCCAGCCCAAAGATTTTAAAGCTAGTAAAAACACTCAAATAGAAATTCAATTTGTTAAAGAGGAGAATATTGAAGACTTTTTACAGTTACAATATCATGAGGACTTACAGTTTGGTGAAAGTTTCGCTACAGAGAAACAAGTTTATCTTAGAAAGCAGTATATAAAAGATAATGTCTACTTTATTATTGCTTACGATCAAATGAAACCTATAGGATCAGTTATTATAATTCAAAAGGACAATACTGCAGAAATTGATAATTTGTTTGTATTGGATTCACATCAACGTAAAGGTATAGGGAGTTCGATACAACATTTTGTTATGGAACATTTTCACAATAAAACAATCACTTTAGTTGCTGACGGCGAAGATACCCCAAGAGAAATGTACCAACGACAAAATTATCGTCTGAAAGGTTTTCAATACGAAGCTTTGAAAGTACAAGAGTAG
- a CDS encoding GNAT family N-acetyltransferase yields the protein MQKLQYRLFQNELEDLISFMINNSWDYHSEPNTSVEQIVHLVNKGWYYEERETFWVELSNKKIGLIVIDDIGDTIPLFDIRLDSAYRGQGYGRETVNWLVDYLFKLQDKKIRIEAYTRGDNHGMRKTLSNCGFVKEGYLRSSWENKDGSIHDSVCYSIIRSDWENGIVTPIKLNEVPY from the coding sequence ATGCAAAAATTACAATATAGGTTATTTCAAAATGAACTAGAGGATCTAATATCCTTTATGATAAATAATTCGTGGGATTATCACTCAGAACCAAACACTTCTGTGGAACAGATTGTGCATTTAGTTAATAAGGGATGGTACTATGAGGAACGTGAAACATTTTGGGTCGAACTATCAAACAAGAAAATTGGATTAATTGTCATTGATGATATTGGTGATACCATACCGCTTTTTGATATTCGATTAGATAGTGCATATAGAGGGCAGGGGTATGGTAGAGAAACTGTTAATTGGCTAGTAGATTACCTATTCAAATTACAAGATAAAAAGATTAGAATTGAAGCTTACACTCGTGGCGATAATCATGGGATGAGAAAAACATTAAGCAATTGTGGTTTTGTAAAAGAGGGGTACTTAAGAAGTTCTTGGGAGAATAAAGACGGCAGCATCCATGACTCAGTTTGCTACAGTATAATTAGATCGGATTGGGAAAATGGAATAGTAACACCGATAAAGTTAAATGAGGTTCCATACTAA
- a CDS encoding DUF402 domain-containing protein — protein sequence MLKRKYGNRSDWKRVLKSDYQQNFHQDKDFRGYITLLNIKEVLEPLVVKNGVNEVCIVNDGYSWLQHFPIGRNYSVTTMFDAQDEIIQWYIDICYEIGIKDNIPWMDDLYLDIVVFPTGEIVLLDEEELDEALSEGVINKSMYDLAWEEARKVIGLIRQGKFNLIHLAKSHKEIIRNVE from the coding sequence ATGTTAAAAAGAAAGTATGGTAATCGATCTGATTGGAAACGCGTTTTGAAAAGTGATTATCAACAAAACTTCCATCAAGATAAAGACTTTAGGGGATACATTACCCTATTGAATATCAAAGAAGTATTGGAGCCATTAGTTGTAAAAAATGGGGTAAATGAAGTTTGCATAGTTAATGACGGTTATTCATGGCTTCAACATTTTCCGATTGGAAGAAACTATTCAGTTACTACAATGTTTGATGCGCAAGATGAGATAATACAATGGTATATAGACATTTGCTATGAGATTGGTATAAAGGATAATATCCCTTGGATGGATGATTTATATTTGGATATTGTTGTATTTCCGACTGGGGAAATAGTGCTTTTGGATGAAGAGGAACTTGATGAAGCTTTATCTGAAGGTGTAATCAATAAGTCTATGTATGATTTAGCTTGGGAAGAGGCAAGGAAGGTAATCGGTTTAATACGGCAAGGTAAGTTTAATTTAATCCATCTAGCAAAGAGCCATAAAGAGATTATAAGAAATGTAGAATAA
- a CDS encoding NUDIX domain-containing protein, with translation MRDRGSCILMKDKKIALIKRIRDGMVYYVFPGGGIEKGETPEEATKREAFEELGVSIIVKDCFAEVSYNGIQYFFIADIIEGKIGDGQGEEYTDSARNRGVYQPMWVEINDLLSLDIRPIEVAKKAHAKFA, from the coding sequence ATGCGTGATAGAGGTTCTTGTATTCTAATGAAGGATAAGAAAATTGCTTTAATCAAAAGAATAAGAGATGGAATGGTTTATTATGTTTTTCCAGGTGGGGGAATAGAAAAAGGTGAAACTCCTGAAGAAGCAACAAAAAGAGAAGCATTTGAAGAATTGGGCGTCAGTATTATTGTAAAAGATTGTTTTGCAGAAGTTTCATATAACGGCATTCAATATTTTTTCATAGCCGATATCATTGAAGGGAAAATTGGAGATGGACAAGGAGAAGAGTATACCGATTCAGCGAGAAATCGAGGTGTCTATCAGCCAATGTGGGTCGAGATAAATGACCTTCTCTCTTTAGATATTCGTCCTATTGAAGTAGCTAAAAAAGCACACGCAAAATTTGCTTAA
- a CDS encoding NCS2 family permease: MKKYFQFEELGTNYRREILGGLTTFLSMAYILAVNPGMLEAAGMDYNAVFVATALAAAVGCLFMGLIAKYPIALAPGMGLNAFFTFSVVMGMGMAWETALTGVMFSGVVFIVLSLSGIRETIINAIPAQLKYAVGAGIGLFITFVGFQGAGIIVNDDSTLTVLGDVTSGNTLLAVFGIFVTAIFMAKKISGGIFYGMVITAVAGMIFGLVKLPEKVVSTIPSLEPTFGAAFQAFGNLDLILNLDFLIVVLTFLFVDFFDTAGTLMAVAGQAGLVKDNKLPRAGKALLADSLATVTGAIFGTSTTTSYVESTAGVAAGARTGLAAVVTGILFLISLFFSPVLAVVTSAVTAPALIIVGALMVSSLKLIEWDKIEIAIPAFLVMICMPLGYSIATGIAIGFIFYPITMLVAGRSKEVHPIMYGLFVIFLCYFIFL; the protein is encoded by the coding sequence ATGAAAAAGTATTTCCAATTTGAAGAGTTAGGGACGAACTATCGTCGAGAGATTCTTGGTGGTTTAACTACATTTCTTTCAATGGCTTATATTCTTGCGGTAAATCCAGGAATGCTAGAAGCTGCTGGAATGGATTATAATGCAGTATTTGTAGCGACAGCATTAGCTGCTGCGGTTGGTTGTTTATTTATGGGGTTAATTGCTAAATACCCAATAGCACTAGCTCCAGGTATGGGGCTTAATGCATTCTTTACCTTCTCTGTAGTAATGGGAATGGGTATGGCTTGGGAAACGGCTTTGACAGGAGTAATGTTCTCTGGGGTAGTATTCATTGTTTTATCGCTTTCTGGTATTCGTGAAACGATTATTAATGCTATTCCAGCTCAATTAAAATATGCAGTTGGTGCAGGGATTGGTTTATTTATTACTTTTGTAGGGTTCCAAGGTGCTGGAATTATCGTAAATGATGATTCAACTCTAACAGTATTAGGTGATGTAACATCTGGTAATACATTACTTGCTGTATTTGGTATTTTCGTAACAGCTATCTTTATGGCTAAAAAAATTAGCGGCGGAATTTTTTATGGAATGGTGATTACTGCAGTTGCTGGTATGATCTTTGGATTAGTTAAACTTCCTGAAAAGGTTGTCTCTACTATTCCTAGTTTAGAGCCTACTTTTGGTGCTGCTTTTCAAGCATTTGGAAACTTAGATTTAATCTTAAATCTAGATTTTTTAATTGTAGTCCTAACATTCTTATTTGTAGATTTCTTTGATACTGCAGGTACTCTGATGGCAGTAGCGGGGCAAGCTGGTCTTGTAAAAGACAATAAATTGCCTCGGGCAGGTAAAGCTTTACTTGCTGACTCTTTAGCAACAGTAACTGGTGCAATTTTCGGTACTTCAACAACGACTTCATATGTTGAGTCAACGGCTGGTGTCGCTGCAGGTGCACGTACAGGTCTTGCTGCAGTTGTAACGGGAATTTTATTCTTAATTTCTTTATTCTTCTCACCAGTTTTAGCTGTAGTAACAAGTGCAGTAACAGCACCAGCATTAATTATCGTGGGTGCATTAATGGTATCATCGTTAAAGCTTATTGAATGGGATAAAATCGAGATTGCTATTCCAGCATTCCTAGTAATGATTTGTATGCCACTAGGATATTCAATTGCTACAGGTATCGCGATTGGGTTCATCTTCTATCCAATTACAATGCTTGTTGCGGGTCGCTCTAAAGAAGTACATCCAATCATGTATGGACTGTTTGTAATTTTCTTATGCTACTTTATCTTCTTGTAA
- a CDS encoding general stress protein, whose product MEKRELYGIYDTEAQLEAEMDRLRLQGYKEEDMFIVSNRDDQYTLHRGYAGSAEEMDGASWWDKFKAFLTGEDLVKDNFRRLGIDDAERELYYKEMRNGKYLLYVDSDYDIYYNGTTLATDINEDTTNHRQGGI is encoded by the coding sequence ATGGAAAAACGCGAGTTATATGGAATTTATGATACCGAAGCACAATTGGAAGCGGAGATGGATCGGTTACGATTGCAAGGATATAAAGAGGAAGATATGTTTATCGTATCAAACCGAGATGACCAATATACACTGCACCGTGGATATGCCGGATCCGCTGAAGAAATGGATGGAGCGAGTTGGTGGGATAAATTTAAAGCCTTCTTGACAGGTGAAGATTTAGTGAAAGATAATTTCCGTCGCCTGGGGATTGACGATGCGGAAAGAGAACTATATTACAAGGAAATGCGCAATGGCAAATATCTATTGTATGTCGATTCAGACTATGACATTTATTACAACGGGACTACTCTTGCCACTGACATTAATGAGGATACAACCAATCACCGGCAAGGCGGTATTTAA
- a CDS encoding TIGR03943 family protein, which translates to MKFHFQHFLKALLLGLFTLFFANLHLTGDITKYINPKYDYMSKMAAILFFVLLLIQLTRIWQEKHSHHACSHNCDHDHGNNHWSLKRIVGYSMVAFPIITGFMIPPATLDSSIAANKGFLISQGNKESNDGSARESLMEGAESLVEKENIDIYSSEAIDDVALPNNNYVSEEEYDEKFRLLQESETIQMTEDMFSTYYGEINDNPNVYAGKKIKMSGFVFKEEGFESNQLVISRFLITHCIADASIIGFLTEFDGAATIKEDTWVEIDGVLEVGSYGGYEMPVVKVTSLNVVDEPSEPYIYPVLKLLGN; encoded by the coding sequence ATGAAGTTCCATTTTCAACATTTTTTAAAAGCTCTCTTACTCGGATTATTTACTTTATTTTTTGCAAATCTTCATCTTACTGGTGATATCACTAAGTACATTAACCCGAAATATGATTATATGAGTAAAATGGCTGCAATCCTCTTTTTTGTTCTATTACTTATCCAACTTACACGTATATGGCAGGAAAAACATTCGCATCATGCTTGTTCCCATAATTGTGATCATGATCATGGAAATAATCATTGGAGTTTAAAGCGAATCGTCGGTTATAGTATGGTTGCTTTTCCAATCATAACTGGATTTATGATACCGCCTGCTACATTGGATTCCTCGATTGCAGCAAATAAGGGCTTTCTAATATCTCAAGGGAATAAAGAAAGTAATGATGGTTCTGCCCGGGAGTCTTTGATGGAAGGTGCCGAGTCTTTGGTGGAGAAGGAGAATATTGATATCTATTCAAGTGAGGCAATCGATGATGTGGCACTACCTAATAATAACTATGTGTCGGAAGAAGAATATGATGAAAAGTTCCGATTGCTGCAAGAGTCAGAAACAATCCAAATGACAGAAGATATGTTCAGTACCTATTATGGAGAAATTAATGATAATCCAAATGTCTATGCGGGGAAAAAGATTAAAATGAGCGGCTTTGTCTTTAAGGAAGAGGGCTTTGAAAGTAATCAGCTGGTCATTTCAAGATTTCTCATTACACATTGTATTGCTGATGCGAGTATCATTGGTTTTCTAACGGAATTTGATGGAGCTGCCACCATTAAGGAAGATACTTGGGTTGAAATTGATGGTGTATTAGAAGTGGGTTCCTATGGAGGTTATGAAATGCCTGTTGTAAAGGTAACGAGTTTAAATGTAGTTGATGAACCTAGTGAACCATATATTTATCCAGTTTTAAAGTTGTTGGGTAATTGA
- a CDS encoding permease encodes MQARQKKSVNISTVFVLGILVFSLVPLFLKMDSFNLSNSFLQLNTIFLSILIEAIPFVLIGVLIAGFIQIFITEDHIRAWIPKNKFLAVLMSCIVGAAFPACECGIVPIVRRLIGKGVPLYAGVGFLLTGPLINPIVILSTYMAFGNDMEMALLRMGVGFVAALAIALVVSFLFRTNQLKNAKEHSHSHTRVKKKQPLVPKISEMFKHSIDEFFDMSKHLIAGAFVAAFLQTYVSTQSLLQLGETQFQSTIVMMALAFVLSLCSEADAFIGASFRNVFPTTSILAFLVYGPMIDFKNTIMLLSVFKAKFVVVLFILITSIVFLFVTLSSLL; translated from the coding sequence ATGCAAGCTAGGCAGAAGAAGTCAGTAAATATTTCAACAGTATTTGTATTAGGAATTTTAGTATTTTCTTTAGTTCCACTATTTCTTAAAATGGATTCATTTAATCTATCAAACTCTTTTCTCCAATTAAATACGATTTTTCTCAGTATCTTAATTGAGGCAATTCCATTTGTCTTAATTGGGGTGCTGATAGCAGGTTTTATTCAAATTTTCATAACGGAGGATCATATACGTGCGTGGATACCGAAAAATAAATTCTTGGCTGTTTTAATGAGCTGTATAGTAGGGGCGGCATTTCCTGCCTGTGAATGTGGGATTGTTCCCATTGTTCGCAGATTGATAGGAAAAGGTGTGCCTTTATATGCAGGAGTAGGATTCCTATTAACGGGACCGCTTATTAATCCTATTGTTATTTTATCGACTTATATGGCATTTGGTAATGATATGGAGATGGCATTACTCCGAATGGGGGTAGGGTTTGTTGCCGCATTGGCCATTGCTCTGGTAGTTAGTTTTTTATTTAGAACCAACCAATTAAAAAATGCGAAGGAGCACAGTCACTCACATACACGTGTTAAGAAAAAACAACCGCTTGTGCCGAAGATCAGTGAGATGTTTAAACATTCTATCGATGAGTTTTTTGATATGAGCAAGCACTTAATTGCTGGTGCTTTTGTTGCTGCATTTCTTCAAACCTATGTTTCGACACAATCGCTCTTGCAGCTGGGGGAAACTCAATTTCAATCAACCATCGTCATGATGGCGTTAGCTTTTGTACTATCTCTATGCTCGGAAGCGGATGCATTTATTGGTGCTTCCTTTAGAAATGTATTTCCAACTACCTCAATATTAGCCTTTTTAGTTTACGGACCAATGATTGATTTCAAAAATACAATCATGTTATTAAGTGTATTTAAGGCGAAGTTTGTAGTTGTTTTATTCATTCTGATTACAAGTATCGTTTTCTTGTTTGTAACCCTATCAAGCTTACTTTAG
- a CDS encoding MBOAT family protein, with translation MLFNSFEFIFIFFPIVFIVYFILNKYRLIKLGKLWIVLSSLFFYSWWNIAYLPLLLASLFFNFYLGKLLARKENTKSKALLTFGIIANVGLLGYFKYTDFFLTNVNFLFKTTFDLFNLALPLAISFFTFQQIAYLVDAYRKETKDYSFFDYALFVTFFPQLIAGPIVYHAELIPQLEGLKGKILNYKNVAIGFFIFIVGLFKKVAIADTFAAWANKGFANSASLSVAEGWITSLSYTMQLYFDFSGYSDMAIGLALMFNIRLPLNFNSPYKSLSIQEFWRRWHMTLNTFLTKYLYIPLGGSRKGVLRTYINIMIIFTVSGIWHGAGWTFIIWGVMHGIASCINRLWSRKQLKLPPLLAWFITFNFVNIAWVFFRATSVNQALEVLSSMFNIRNLRLEPTLDAQTALFNTPVEFSINFSVIQIIYVLMIAGLLIAFFAKNTYELSKTRLTNSIVGSVYITALIAVVVYLAFSSFSNSEFIYFNF, from the coding sequence ATGTTATTCAACTCATTTGAATTTATCTTTATCTTTTTCCCCATTGTTTTTATCGTTTACTTTATCTTAAATAAGTATCGATTGATAAAGCTCGGGAAGCTCTGGATTGTTTTAAGTTCATTGTTTTTCTATAGCTGGTGGAATATAGCTTATTTACCTTTATTATTAGCCTCGCTATTCTTCAACTTCTATTTAGGAAAATTGCTTGCAAGAAAAGAGAATACAAAATCAAAGGCTTTATTAACTTTTGGAATCATCGCCAATGTGGGATTGCTTGGGTATTTTAAATACACAGATTTCTTTCTCACAAACGTTAATTTCTTATTCAAAACAACCTTTGACTTATTCAACCTGGCATTGCCATTAGCAATTAGCTTCTTTACTTTCCAGCAAATCGCTTATCTAGTCGATGCCTATCGAAAAGAAACAAAAGATTATTCATTTTTTGATTATGCATTGTTTGTTACCTTCTTCCCTCAACTGATTGCAGGGCCAATCGTTTATCACGCTGAATTGATCCCTCAGTTAGAGGGTTTAAAGGGAAAAATACTTAATTATAAAAATGTCGCAATCGGCTTTTTCATTTTTATCGTTGGATTATTTAAGAAAGTAGCAATTGCCGATACTTTTGCAGCATGGGCAAATAAGGGATTCGCCAACTCGGCTTCTCTTTCAGTTGCGGAAGGATGGATTACTTCTTTATCCTATACAATGCAGCTGTATTTTGATTTTAGCGGTTATTCTGATATGGCCATCGGATTAGCATTAATGTTTAACATTAGATTGCCCTTGAACTTCAATTCACCATATAAATCGCTAAGTATTCAAGAATTTTGGCGCAGATGGCATATGACATTAAATACTTTTTTAACGAAGTATCTGTATATCCCACTCGGAGGCAGTCGCAAGGGTGTATTACGCACTTACATCAATATCATGATTATCTTCACAGTTAGTGGAATATGGCACGGTGCTGGATGGACATTCATTATTTGGGGAGTGATGCATGGAATTGCTTCTTGCATTAACCGTTTATGGAGCCGAAAGCAATTGAAATTACCGCCATTACTAGCCTGGTTTATTACTTTTAACTTCGTAAATATTGCATGGGTATTTTTCCGTGCGACATCGGTAAATCAAGCATTAGAAGTGTTAAGCAGTATGTTTAACATCCGAAATTTACGATTAGAACCAACACTTGATGCTCAAACCGCTTTATTTAATACACCTGTAGAATTCTCAATAAACTTTTCGGTAATTCAAATAATTTATGTCCTTATGATCGCTGGACTATTAATTGCTTTTTTTGCAAAAAACACATACGAATTGAGCAAAACTCGACTTACCAATTCAATTGTTGGCTCTGTTTATATAACTGCATTAATAGCGGTGGTCGTCTATCTTGCATTTTCAAGTTTTAGCAACAGTGAATTTATTTATTTCAACTTTTAG
- the guaA gene encoding glutamine-hydrolyzing GMP synthase, translating into MTTPLLKEQEKIVVLDFGSQFNQLITRRIREFGVFSELHPHTITAEEIKEMNATGIIFSGGPNSVYDEKAFKVDEAIFDLGLPILGICYGMQLMSYALGGKVEGADHREYGKAEINITTENRLFGDLPKEQVVWMSHGDLVTEVPAGFEVIATSASCPISAMQNVERGFYAVQFHPEVRHSVYGNEILRQFVFDICQAKGDWSMANFIEIEMNKIREQVGDKQVLCALSGGVDSSVVAVLIHKAIGDQLTCMFVDHNLNRKGEVEQVMKTFTEDFDMKVIKIDARERFMSKLEGVSDPEQKRKIIGNEFIYVFDEESAKLKDMDFLAQGTLYTDIIESGTATAQTIKSHHNVGGLPEDMKFELIEPLNTLFKDEVRALGLELGLPEEIVWRQPFPGPGLGIRVLGEITEAKLDILREADYILREEIKNAGLDRDIWQYFCVLPDIRSVGVMGDARTYDYAVGIRAVTSIDGMTSDWARIPWDVLEKISVRIVNEVNGINRVLYDITSKPPATIEWE; encoded by the coding sequence GTGACGACTCCATTGTTAAAAGAACAAGAAAAAATCGTTGTACTCGATTTTGGTAGCCAATTTAATCAATTAATTACACGTCGAATTCGTGAATTCGGTGTTTTCTCAGAATTACATCCACACACAATTACGGCTGAAGAAATTAAAGAAATGAACGCTACAGGAATTATTTTCTCTGGTGGTCCGAATTCTGTATACGATGAGAAAGCATTCAAAGTAGATGAGGCCATTTTTGATTTAGGCTTACCGATCTTAGGGATTTGCTACGGGATGCAATTAATGTCTTATGCTTTAGGTGGTAAAGTTGAGGGTGCTGATCACCGTGAGTACGGTAAAGCAGAAATCAATATTACGACTGAGAATCGATTGTTTGGTGACCTTCCAAAAGAACAGGTAGTATGGATGAGTCATGGTGACCTTGTAACAGAAGTGCCAGCTGGATTTGAGGTTATTGCAACAAGCGCATCTTGTCCAATTTCAGCAATGCAAAATGTAGAACGCGGCTTCTATGCTGTTCAATTCCATCCGGAAGTACGTCACTCTGTATATGGTAATGAAATTTTACGCCAATTCGTATTTGATATTTGCCAGGCAAAAGGCGACTGGTCAATGGCAAACTTCATCGAGATTGAAATGAATAAAATCCGTGAACAAGTCGGTGACAAACAAGTTCTTTGTGCATTATCCGGTGGGGTAGACTCTTCTGTCGTAGCTGTGTTAATACATAAAGCGATCGGGGATCAATTAACTTGTATGTTCGTGGACCACAACTTAAACCGTAAAGGTGAAGTTGAACAGGTAATGAAAACCTTCACGGAAGATTTTGATATGAAAGTGATTAAAATCGACGCTCGCGAACGTTTCATGAGCAAATTAGAAGGCGTTTCAGATCCGGAACAAAAACGTAAAATTATCGGAAACGAATTTATTTACGTGTTTGATGAAGAATCAGCAAAATTAAAAGATATGGATTTCCTTGCACAAGGAACTCTTTATACAGATATTATTGAATCAGGTACAGCAACAGCTCAAACAATCAAATCACACCATAATGTTGGTGGTCTTCCAGAAGATATGAAATTTGAGTTAATCGAGCCATTAAATACTTTATTCAAAGATGAAGTACGTGCTTTAGGTTTAGAACTTGGCTTACCTGAAGAAATCGTTTGGCGTCAACCATTCCCGGGGCCAGGTTTAGGTATCCGTGTTCTTGGTGAAATCACTGAAGCAAAACTAGATATCCTTCGTGAAGCGGACTATATCTTACGCGAAGAAATCAAGAATGCTGGTCTTGACCGTGATATCTGGCAATACTTCTGTGTACTTCCAGACATCCGTTCTGTAGGTGTAATGGGTGATGCGCGTACTTACGATTATGCAGTAGGTATCCGTGCTGTAACATCCATCGACGGCATGACTTCCGACTGGGCACGTATCCCTTGGGATGTACTAGAAAAAATCTCTGTACGTATCGTCAACGAAGTAAACGGCATCAACCGCGTGCTGTATGATATTACATCTAAGCCACCAGCGACGATTGAGTGGGAATAG